From the Paenibacillus sp. R14(2021) genome, the window CGGAATCCGCGACATGGGCGTGAGTGCTTCCCAATCGGAACGCCAAGCGAACGCAGCCCTCTTCGGCCTGATCGAGGAGCGGATCTCGGGCATTGAAGACGTACAAGCGAACGGTGGCGTACCGCGCCTCATGAATCGTTATCACCGGGCGATGCGGGCGGTCTTCCTCTCCGGACGCAGGGCTTGGATGCTCCGAGTCATGCCTTGGAACGTCACGGTCGTGATGTTTACGATTGCCGTCACCGTCGTGCTGATGATTAGCGTCCGCATGTACCTGCAGGGGCAGATCACGCTCGGCATGCTATTTCTCTTTTTCCAATACACCCAGATGCTGAATGATCCGATCGAACAGCTCGGTGATCAGCTGCAGGAGTTCCAGAAGGCGAAGTCCGGCATGCGCCGTGCGCAAGAGCTGCTCTCGCTGCGAAGCGAGATCGCGGATGGCGATGACGACGAGCTGCCGCAAGGCCCGCTATCCGTATCGTTCGAGCAGGTTAACTTCAGCTACAATGAGGATCAGCCTATCCTGCACGACATCAGCTTCAATCTGAAGCCTGGGGAGCGGCTTGGCCTCATCGGAAGGACCGGCAGCGGCAAGTCGAGCATCAGTCGGCTGCTGCTCAGGCTGTATAATTTGGACAGCGGTCTCATTCGGGTAGGCGGGGTGGATATCCGTTCCCTGCGCTTGGAGTCGCTGTATCGCAGGGTCGGCATGGTCACGCAGGACGTGCAGCTCTTTGACGGAACACTTCGCGATAACCTGACGCTGTTCAATCCGCACCTATCGGACGAAGAGATCCTAGAGACGACCGAACGGCTTGGGCTGCGTCCTTGGATCGAGGCGATGCCACAGGGGCTGGATTCGCGCCTCTCCGCCGGAGGAGCTTCGCTCTCCGCGGGGGAAGCGCAGCTGTTCGCGCTGACGCGGGTATTCCTAACCCAGCCAAGTCTGGTCATTCTCGACGAACCGTCCTCGCGGCTTGATGCCGCGACGGAGGCGATCCTGCAGACGGCCGTGGATCAACTGCTGGAGCGGTGCACGGGAATCGTGATCGCTCATCGGCTGGCCACGCTGGACCAAGTCGACAAGATTATGGTGCTGCGCCAAGGCCGCGTCATCGAGTTCGGCGCGAGAGCTGCCTTGGCGCAGGATCCTGCATCGGAATATGGCCAGCTGCTGCGAGCCAACCGAGAGGAGGAATTGGCATGACCGTCACGCAATTCATGGGGAGATTGTTTCGATACAACCCCATACTATATCTTGTAAATGCCCTGCTATGGGGATTCTTCCACGCGATGCCGGTCGGCATCGGGCTAGGGATGAAATGGTTCTTCGACAGGGCGACGACCCAGTCCCACGATTACCTGTGGCTTGCGCTGCCGCTGATCGTCGTCGCGGTTGTCCGCTTCTCCAGAGTCGGCATGTTTTTTATCGCCTTTTTCAAATGGGTGACGTATATCTATCACCTCCAAGCCGTTCTGCGCCGCAATATGCTGGCCGGTATCATGCGCTGGCCCGGACGCAATCTGCCGGCCTCTCCCGGCGAAGCAATGACTCGTTTTCGGGAAGACGTCGACGAAGTCGTCGAATACGTGGAGTCCTGGGTGGATTTCTGGGGCCGCGTGATCTACGCGGTCACCTGCATCGTAATCATGGCCCGCATCAATTGGCAGATCACGATCGTGGCCATCCTCCCGCTCGTCGTCGTCACGCTGTTTAACAACCTGTCAGGCAACCGGGCGAGACGGTATTCCCGGCTGAACCGGGAAGCGACCGGCCGGATCACCGGCTTCATCGCGGAGACATTCGGCGCCGTGCAGGCGGTAAAGCTCGGACAGGCAGAGGATCACGTGCTGAACCGGTTCCTCCAGCTGAACGAGAGCCGGCGGAAGGCGGCCTTGCGGGACAATCTGTTCAAGCAGTGGATGAGATCGCTTAACCAGCATGTGCTCAGCATCTGCACGGGCGTTATCCTCCTGATGTGCGCCGCGGAGATGAAGGCGGGCCGCTTCACCGTCGGCGATATTGCGCTCTTCACGTCCTACCTAAGCACGTTTGCGTTCAGCGTTTCACTATTCGGTTACATGATCTTTCAACACAAGCGGCTGCGCGTTGCGCTCGACCGGATGCGGATTCTGTTCCGACCGGGCGAGGAGGACCGCATCGCGGAGCATAGCGAGATTCATCTGTACGGCGATCCCCCGGAGATCGAAGCTCCTGACGCGAACGAGGATGATCGACTACAAAGCCTAGAGGTTCGCGGCTTGTCCTATACGTATCCGAACTCGGAGAATGGGATCCGGGACGTCGGCTTCCGCTTGGAGCGCGGCAAGTTCCTGGTCGTCACTGGCCGGATCGGCTCGGGCAAATCAACACTCGTCCGCACGCTCCTCGGCCTCCTGCCGAAATCGGACGGCACCATACGATGGAACGGGAGGTTAATAGAAGACCCGGCTGCCTTCTTGAAGCCGCCGAGGACGTCCTATACACCTCAAGTGCCGAGGCTGTTCAGCGACACGCTGGGGGAGAACATCACGCAAGGCAGCTCCGTCCCGCCGGACGCACTGGACCGCGTCATCCGCCTGGCCGTCATGGAGCAGGACCTTCAAATGTTGGAAAACGGGCTTGAGACGTTCGTCGGCCCCCGCGGCGTCATGCTCTCCGGCGGACAGATCCAGCGTGCTGCCACGGCTCGAATGCTTATGACGCAGTCAGACGTATTCATCTTCGACGATCTATCTAGCGCGCTAGACGTCGAAACGGAGAAGGTATTGTGGGAGCGGCTGTTTCAGGAACAGGACGTGACCTGCATAGCGGTATCTCATCGCAGAGCGGCGCTGGCGCGCGCCGATCACATCCTTGTCATAAAGGACGGACGGGTCGAAGCAGAGGGCACGCTGTCCGAGCTGCTTGCGACCAGCGCGGAAATGCAGCTGTTATGGCAGGGCGAGGAGTCAAGAGGGGACGCCGAGAAGGAAGAGGCCGAGCAGCCGGCGTAAGATAGCAAAACATTCCCTTGATCGGTATACGGACCGGATTCAAAATTATTATGCTAAATATTGTCTCGCTTATGGCCGCGAATCTGCGGCCTTTTTGCGTAGTAGAGCACGTAATTGGACACATCCGGCAAAACCGGTTAAAAAGTATGGTGCAGGTATAACTAGGGTCGCATCTATCGATTATCGGTAGACGCGATTTTTTTTATGTCGTGCAGCGTTGAACGAAAACAAAAGAGAGCGATTTCGGTAAAAGATGTTAATAGGTTTGTCCCGTCGTACTTGATGATGGAATCTGTATTTTCTCCGGTTAAAATCCGTCAAGCCTAGGGTTGTGCCGAAAGTCAGGCGAGCGCAAAATGGGGAACGAAGGAGGTGAGCGTTTTCGAAGGAACCTAGGCATGATTATCCTGCATCTTATTTTAAAGGAGGAACATGAATGTCCAAACGAAGGAACAAGTCTATATTCGCCGTCTTGCTCGGTTTCCTGATCCTGCTGGGTACGCTGCCGCTCGGCGCGGCTACGGCTTCGGCGGCTACGGCGTTCTCGAGCGTCGCAATGAACACGGCGACTCCGGCGATGTACGACAAGTTCGAAATGACGTTTGATTTGAGCGCGACCTACAGCAATCCGTTCAATCCGGACGAAGTCGACGTCCGTGCGTATTTCACGACGCCAAGCGGCCAAACGGAGGTGGTGCCCGGCTTCTACAGGGGCGGTTCATCGTCGAAATGGGCGGTACGCTACTCGCCTCGGCAGAGCGGTACGCACAGCGTCTACTTGAAGGTGACGGACGGCAGCGGCACGGGACAATCCCAGACGTATACGTTTACGGCCGGAGCCGCCGGGACTAACCGCGGCTTCATGGGCGTGAGCGGCAGCCGGTTTACCGATAGCTTCGGCAAGCAGCTGACCCTGATCGGCACGAACTACGCATGGGGCGCGCCGAGCGAGATATTGGCCGCGATGCCGCAGTACGGCGCAGCCAAAATGAACCTGATGCGGGTCTGGTACAGCGTATGGTGGGGTAATTACGCGCCGGAATGGGGACCTACCGTAACGACGCAAAACGGTATTACGATGAGCTATGACGGCATCGGCAAATACCAGCTCGACAATCAAGCCCGTATGGATACGCTTATCGATACCGCTTCGGCGAACGGCATCTATGTCATGCTGACGATGAACAGCTTCGGCGACTTCTATTACGACTGGCCGCAGAACGCATACAATACGGCGAACGGCGGACCTTCGCAGTGGACCGAAAACAACACGGATTTCTGGACGAACACGTCGGCGATCAATTACCAGAAGAAGCTGCTGCGCTATGTGTTCGCACGCTGGGGGTATAGCCGCGCGCTCGGCATGCTGGAATATTGGAACGAGTCGGATAACCGCGTAGATACAAGCGCGGCGACGCGTGCCGCCTGGCACAGCACGGTAGACGGATACTGGAAGAGCCTCGACTTCTATCATCACCCGACGACGACGAGCTTCGCTTGGAAGGACCATCAGGAATTCAACCAACCGTCGTGGGAAAGCCTGACGACACTCGACACCACCAATTTCCACCTGTATGACGGGGGCTCGAACGTCATCGATAAATGGGAGAACGAGCTGAAGCATTTCCGCACCGATTTCGGCGGGCGTCCCGCCTTCGTCGGGGAATACGGCATCAACGGGGGCGGCGAAGATCCGAACGATGCGGCCGTGCAGCGATACGTGCATGACGGCCTCTGGGCACCGATCTTCCGTGCCGGCGCGGCCGGCGGCAACCTGTGGTGGGAGTTCGCCGGCAGCACCGGCTTCAATGTCCCGGCAAACATCAAAGGGCTGCATACGGCGCTCGCGAACGTCGTCCAACCGGAGGAGGCCTATTTGAACAATATGCCGTTCACGGATTACGGCGCGCAGGCTAATAGCACGAAGGTTGGCGGTTACAAGAACGCGGACCGGGCGCTTCTCTGGATCAACGACACGCAAGCCAACTATACGGTAGCGAGCCCGCGTACGGTCAGCGGCATGTCTTTCGCGCTCTCGGGCGTCAACAACGGCACGTACGACGTGACCTATTACAACACGGTCACCGGAGCGTCCGTCTTGCAGACGACAGCGAGCGCGTCGGGCGGCAGCCTGACATTGGCCGGCATACCGGCGTTTACCCGCGACATCGCCGTCAAAGCAGTTCGGCAGGGAAGCACGGTGCCCGATACACAGGCACCATCCGCGCCGGCGAATCTGACAGCGCCGGCTAAGACCGACACGACCGTCAGTTTGGCATGGACGGCTTCGACGGACAACGTCGGCGTCGCCGGCTACGACGTCTACCGCGGCACGACGCTAGCCGGATCGACGACGGGAGCGACATCGCTGACCGTGACCGGCTTGACGGCAGGCACCGCGTACAGCTTCACGGTCAAGGCGCGCGATGCGGCCGGCAATGTCTCGGCAGCAAGTACGGCGCTTTCCGTCACGACGAACCCGCCGGACACGACGGCGCCGAGCGCGCCGACGGGATTGGCGTCACCTTCGAAGAGCGATACGACGGTCGACCTGACTTGGAACGCTTCGACGGACAACGTCGGCGTCACTGCCTATGACATTTACCGTAATGGCACGCTTGCCGGGTCGGCCAGCGGCGGAACAACGTCGTTTACCGTAACCGGCCTTACCGCGAGCACGGCTTATTCGTTCACGGTGAAGGCGCGCGACGCCGCGGGCAACGTATCGGCGGCCAGCGGCGCCGTCAGCATCACGACGCTGCCGCCGATCGCGCCGAACCTGCTGCTGAACGCCGGATTCGAACAAGACGACGGGTTCGGCCGTCCAAACCTCTGGACGTGCGAGCAGACCTATTACTGCTCCCGCGATACGTCCGTGAAACGCACCGGAAGCGCCTCGTTCAAGCTGAGCGGCACGGCCGGCGCTTGGTTCGGCTTCTACCAGGACGCTGCGGCTTCGGCCGGCACGGCCTATACGTTCGATGGTTACATGAACGTCGCGTCCAACACAGGGAGCACGCTTGAGGTGCGCGTCCGTTTCCTCGACGGCGCAGGCGGTACGATCGGTGACAATCTCGTCGCGTCGGCCACATCGACGACATCGGGCTTCGTCAACGCGCACGGCACGTATACGGCCCCGTCCGGCACGCAGACGGCGCGCATCTACGTGTATGTCAAAGATTTTCGCGGGACGATGTATTTCGACGACTTCAGTTTAACCGGCGGCTCGGGTTCCGGAACCGACACGCAGGCGCCGACGGCACCGACCGGGCTGACGTCGCCGTCGAAGACCGAAACGACCGTCTCGTTGTCATGGATGGCGTCGACCGACAACGTAGGCGTGACCGGCTACGACGTTTATCGGGGCACGACGCTGGCCGGTTCTACGACCGGTACATCTTACACGGCGACCGGCCTCACGGCGGGAACGGCCTACAGCTTCACGGTCAAGGCGAAGGACGCCGCCGGCAACGTCTCCGCTGCCAGCGCCGCGCTTGCGGTGACGACTAATACGTCGCAGCAGCCCGCCTGGGATCCGGGCGTCCAATACAAGTTCGTTAACCGCAGCAGCGGCATGGTGCTTGACGTCAGCGGCGCCTCCACGAGCTCCGGCGCGAGCATTGTCCAGCTTACTCCCGGAAGCGGCAGCAGCCAGAAGTGGAACATGATTACGACTAGCAGCGGGCTCAAGATCATCAATGCGAATTCAAGCAATAATCTGGACGTGAGCGGCGGATCCGCAAGCGATGGGGCGAGTGTCATCCAGTGGTGGGATAACGGCGGCAATAACCAGCGGTGGACGATCGTTGGCGTCGGAGGCGGATATTACAAAGTAATCAACGTCGGCAGCGGCAAAACGCTCGACGTCAGCGGCGGCTCCTCGGCCAGTGGAGCCGGTATCGTGCAGATGACCGATACCGGCTCAGCGAGCCAGCAGTGGAGCATCGTACCGGCATAACAAGCTGCGCAACTCGGCAGTCACGCTGTGCTCATTCATTCGCAGACTAGTAACCCTCCAAGAGGTCGGATCGGGCAGCAAGCCCGATTCGGCCTCTTTTTCGCACGCAACATGCTTGCTGCTGCCTTTACCCTCGCGCCAGAGCCCGTTTCCTGCTTACCGTATGCTCTCTTTTGTAGGGTAACGAGGTTCGCTTTGCCCGGTTGTTGGCAGAGGCGCGGAAATCGATAATAGAGGCATAGCGACGCCAATCCGCACAGAAAGGAGAAACGACATGGTCAACCCATCCACGCCCCCGGCTATCGCCGCGGCTGCCCCGAAGAAGGCAGGCTTCGGTCTTCTCGTCAAGAAACAGTATCAACTGCTGCTGATGTCGGTTCCTTTCGTCCTGTTGGTCCTGCTGTTCTCGTTCGGACCGCTATGGGGATGGATCATGGCATTCCAGCACTACAAAGTCGCCTTAGGTATCTGGCGCAGTCCGTGGGCCGGCTTCGACAATTTCCGGCTGCTGTTCCAGGACCCGCAGTTTTTCAATGCGCTCCGCAACACGGTCGCGATGGGCATGCTTAACCTGGTCACCGGCTTCTTCGGCGCAATCGGGCTGGCGCTGCTGCTGAACGAGGTGAAGCTTCGCTTCTTCAAGCGAACCGTGCAGACGCTCACGTACATTCCCCATTTCGTGTCGTGGGTGGTCATCGCCAATATTTTCGCCACGCTGCTGTCGCCCGACGGAGGCGTCATCAACGAGCTGCTCGTGAAGCTCGGCATCCTCGACCAGCCGTACTATTTTCTCGGCCAGGAAAAATGGTTTTGGTGGATTCACACGTTGGCAAGCTTCTGGAAGGAGCTCGGTTGGAACACGATCATCTACCTCGCGGTGCTGGCGGGACTTAACCCCGAGCATTATGAAGCCGCCGAGACGGACGGTGCGACGCGCTGGCAGAAAATGCGCTACATCTCCATTCCCGGTCTAATGCCGACGGCCGTGCTGCTGCTCATCCTAAGCGTCGGCTGGATCGTGCAGAGCGGGTACGAGTCCCAATTCCTGCTTGGCAATCCCGTCGTCATCAGCCGTTCGGAGGTGCTCGACCTGTACGCGCTGAACTATTCGACGAGCATCGGAGATTATTCGTACGGCGTCGCGGTAAGTCTGTTCAAGTCCGTCGTGAGCATTGTGCTCGTGCTGCTGGTTAATTACGCGGCTAGAAAAACAACCGACAGCCGGCTATTCTAAAGCCGGCACCTGAAAGGAGCCCCCCCATGATCCACAAACGAGCGGCAGGAGACTACGTCTTCCAAGCGCTGAACTACGGCTTGCTGCTGTTGCTCGGCATCGGAACGCTGTTCCCATTCGTCAACCTGCTTGCCATATCGCTTAACGACGCTGCCGATACGCTGAAAGGCACGATCTATGTATGGCCGCGCGTACCGACGCTGGACAATTTCGCGACGATCTTCGCGAATGATGGTCTGGCGGCAGCGGCGCTGCGATCCGTCGTCCGGACGGTCGCCGGTACGGTGCTCGGCGTCGTCTGCACGGCGATGCTCGCCTATACGCTGAGCCGGAAGGAGTTTTTCCTCCGCAAGCCGTTCAACGTCATCCTCATCGTGACGATGTACGTCAACGGCGGACTGATTCCGTTCTATCTGCTGATCAAGCAGCTCGGCCTGATGAACACGTTCGCGGTCTACCTGCTGCCCATGCTGATCGGCGTGTTCAACGTCATCATCATGCGCAGCTACTTCGAGCAGCTGCCAGACGGAATCGTGGAGTCGGCTCGCATCGACGGTGCGTCCGATTTCCAGATCTTGTTCCGCATCGTCCTGCAGATCAGCCTTCCCGTCGTGTCGACAATCACGCTGTACATCGCCGTCATGCACTGGAACTCCTGGTTCGACAACTATTTGTACGCAAGTCGCAACGAGCACCTGAACCTGCTGCAATACGAGCTGCAAAAAATATTGATCAGCTCCGTCAATCAGGTGTTCGATACGAACACGCATATCGACGCAACAGACGCGCGAAGAACGAATCCCGAAACGATTCGCGCGGCGATGACGATCCTCGTTACGTTTCCGATCCTGCTCGTGTACCCGTTTCTGCAAAAATATTTCGTTAAGGGCATGACGTTCGCCGCAATGAAAGAATAGGCGGGCGACGATCGCGATATCGCCGGAGCACCGATTCCGATGATATAATACAAATACAAGAAAAGAGGGTGTCAGTATGGCAGTCAAAACGCGGAGATTCAGCTTGTCCCTCGCGGCGGCGACGGTACTTCTGGCGGGCTCGTTAGCCGGCTGCTCGTCGAACGGCAACGGCAATGGCAACGGCGAAGCTAACGGTAACGGGGGAAGCAAGAACGGAGGCAGCGCGCCGGCGGCGAATTCGGCGGGCGAGAACAAGGGCACGGCCGAAAATGAAGGCGCTTCCCAAACGCCGGCCGTTGAACCGATCACGTACACCATGAACACGACGGACGAGAAAATGACGTGGGATACGCCAATTACGAAAGCGTTTACAGATAAGACCGGCGTCTCGTTCAAGTATGATCTGGTCGTCGGCGACGAAACGCAGAAGCAGGACCTGTGGCTCGCGGCCGGCGATTATCCGGACATTATGACCATGGGACCGGCGGAGGTGCAGAAATACAAGGACGGCGGCGCCTTGGTTCCCCTGAACGAGCTTATTGACAAATACGGCCCGCATATTAAGGAGAAGTTCGGCGAGTACTTCAATTTGCTGAAGGACGCCGACGGCAACATCTGGTCGCTCTACGGCGTCAATAAAAGCCGCGAAGCGAAAGCGGATGCCGCCGCCAATTTCATCATCCAGTACGACGTGCTGAAAGAAGCCGGATACCCGCTGATCAAGACGCTGGATCAGCTGTACGACGTCGTCAAAGCGTACAAGGATAAGCATCCGCAGATCGACAACAAAGAGACGATCGGTTTCTCCGGCGCGATGACGGGCTGGCAGGTGAACATCCAGTACAATAACCCGATCATCAGCGCATCCGGCCTTCCGGATCACGGCAACTTCCGGATCGACGGCAGCGGCAATGTCACGTATAATCCGGTTTCGGACGATGCGAAGACCTACTATGCGTTTCTGAACAAATTGTATCAGAACGGCCTGTATGACAAGGAAGCGTTCTCGCAGGACGATCTCAGCAAGAAGCTGGCGCAAGGACGCGTGCTGGCCGCCTACGCGCCGGCCTGGATGGTCGGCACCGTCGAGACGCAATTCCGTCAGGACGGTCACCCGGAGCGAGCTTATGCCAGGCTGCCGATCTACTTCAATGAGGACACGAAGGACATATCGAACACGGTCGTACCGACGTTCGCGGGCAGCCTCCAGTGGGCCGTCACGAAATCGGCGAAAAACCCGGAGCGGTTCATTCAGTTCGTGGACTACTTATTCTCGGAAGAAGGCCAGATTCTGTCGCAATGGGGCATCGAAGGGAAGCATTACGAGGTGAAGGACGGCCATCGCGTGCTGAAGCCGGAGGAGATCGAGGCGCGCAAGACGGATCCGGACCATGGGATCAAGGAAGGCTTTTCCGGCAATGGCACGGGCAGCGGCTACTGGTTCAACGTCGGTGACGGCGCCAAGCTGGACGACGGCGATTACGCGACGCCGCTGACGAAGGATTACGTCGTCAGCCTATACGACGACATGACCAAGGACGTGCTAAGCCGGTACGGGAAGACAGTGTGGGCGGATTTTCTGCCGAAGGCCGAGGTCGTGCCGGGTTATCTATGGCAGCTGTCGCCCCCGGAGAACATTACGCTGCAGGCGAAGAAAATCGAAGAGACCTGGAAGAAATTTTTGCCAAAGCTCGTCATGGCGAAGAACCAATCGGATTTCGATAAGAGCTGGGATGACATGAAGGCGGCAATGGACAAAGCGGGCCTACGGGACGTCGACGACGCCTATACGAAGCTATGGGCGGATTTTAACGCCAAGTTCGCCGCTACGATCGGCGGCTAGCCGACTTATGAACGTACTTCTCGCCCTCTTGGGCGTAGGAGTGCGTTCGCTTGTCTGAACCCGGCCGGCAGCGGCAGGTGAACGGGTATTTTGAAGGCGTTGGAAACGGAGGGACGGCATGAAAATTCGGACGAAACTGATCCTGACCAATCTGTTTATCATGCTGTTCCTGCTCAGCTCGCTCACGTATCTGCTGACGAAGCGGAGCAGCGACCTTGTGTACGGGCATGTCGTGCAGAACGCTTCGCTGTCGCTGTCGCAAATCAGCCAGAATCTCGATAACAAGCTTGCGTCCTATGAGGACGTTGCGAATACGCTGTTTCTTAACCCGTCGCTCAGCCTTATCCTCGATCAGCGCTATGCCGACCAGCTTGAAGCGTACGAAGTGTATTCGCAGCAGTTCAAGCCATTTCTGTCAGCGATCCAATCGACCCGGGATGTGCTGAATATCGACGTCTATACCGACAACCCGACGTTCTACTTCTCGAACGTCCAACTGATCGACAGCGATGTCAGAGCCAGCGACTGGTACAAGGAATTAATGGGCAATCACACGGGCGGTTACTGGACCCCTCCCTACCTGACGTTCGCGAAGAAGGAATCTGTGATCAGCTTCCGCAAGCGGTTGAACAACGTCAATCGCGATTCGGCGAGCGTCGTCTCCCTTGAGGTCCGGCTGAAGAACCTGGCACAGCTCGTCGAGCAGGAGAGCCGCAATAAGCGCGTCATCTTTGCACTACCTGACGGCACGGTGTTGATCGACAGCGGGAGCGCGGATCATATTGACCGGCTTGAGCAGCTTCCGTTCGGCGGCCGGATCCTTCGTGGCCAGGCGGGCAGCTTTCATGCTGAGATCGGCAAGGCGTCCTACCAGATCCTTTATCAAACGCTCGACTCGCGCAATATCGTCAAGGATATGAAGGTCATGACGTTCGTGCCGACGACGGAGCTGACGCCGGAGCTGGACCGGCTGCGCTCTGCCGCGATTTTGCTGTTCGCTATCGCGTTCCTGTTGTCCGCACTGCTTATCTCCGCGATGTCGGTCGGACTGACCCGCCGGTTGTCCGAGCTGGCGGTCAAGATGAAACGGCTTAACAAGGACAATTTCGACAGCTATGTCGGCGTTAAGGGAAACGACGAGGTGGCTCAGCTCGGTGAAATGTTCAATCTGATGGTGCGGCGTCTGCGGGAGCTCATCAGTGAAGTGTACCAATCCGAGATCGACCGGCAAGAGAATGCGCTGCGCACGAAGGAAGTCGAGCTGTACGCGCTGCAGACGCAGATTAATCCGCATTTTCTGTTCAACACGCTTAATATGATTCGCGGCAAGCTGCTCATCGCAGGCGACCGAGAGAACGCCAAGGTGATCGGCTTGCTGGCTAAGTCGTTCCGTATGATGCTGAAGAAGGGCGGACAGACGATCCGCCTCGCCGAAGAGCTGGAATTCATCGACAGCTACCTGCAAATCCAGCGGTACCGCTTCGGAGACAAATTCAACTATACCATCGACGTCAATGGCGACGATCTTGACGTCAGCGTGCCGAAGCTGTGCATTCAGCCGCTCGTGGAGAATGCGGTGACGCACGGCGTGGAGCTGAGTCCTGACCCTTCGGAGATTCGGATTACGGGCAGGCGGGAGAACGGCAAGCTGCTGCTTACGGTCCAGGACAACGGCGGAGGCATTGAATTGGAGCGGCTG encodes:
- a CDS encoding extracellular solute-binding protein, which codes for MAVKTRRFSLSLAAATVLLAGSLAGCSSNGNGNGNGEANGNGGSKNGGSAPAANSAGENKGTAENEGASQTPAVEPITYTMNTTDEKMTWDTPITKAFTDKTGVSFKYDLVVGDETQKQDLWLAAGDYPDIMTMGPAEVQKYKDGGALVPLNELIDKYGPHIKEKFGEYFNLLKDADGNIWSLYGVNKSREAKADAAANFIIQYDVLKEAGYPLIKTLDQLYDVVKAYKDKHPQIDNKETIGFSGAMTGWQVNIQYNNPIISASGLPDHGNFRIDGSGNVTYNPVSDDAKTYYAFLNKLYQNGLYDKEAFSQDDLSKKLAQGRVLAAYAPAWMVGTVETQFRQDGHPERAYARLPIYFNEDTKDISNTVVPTFAGSLQWAVTKSAKNPERFIQFVDYLFSEEGQILSQWGIEGKHYEVKDGHRVLKPEEIEARKTDPDHGIKEGFSGNGTGSGYWFNVGDGAKLDDGDYATPLTKDYVVSLYDDMTKDVLSRYGKTVWADFLPKAEVVPGYLWQLSPPENITLQAKKIEETWKKFLPKLVMAKNQSDFDKSWDDMKAAMDKAGLRDVDDAYTKLWADFNAKFAATIGG
- a CDS encoding sensor histidine kinase, with the protein product MKIRTKLILTNLFIMLFLLSSLTYLLTKRSSDLVYGHVVQNASLSLSQISQNLDNKLASYEDVANTLFLNPSLSLILDQRYADQLEAYEVYSQQFKPFLSAIQSTRDVLNIDVYTDNPTFYFSNVQLIDSDVRASDWYKELMGNHTGGYWTPPYLTFAKKESVISFRKRLNNVNRDSASVVSLEVRLKNLAQLVEQESRNKRVIFALPDGTVLIDSGSADHIDRLEQLPFGGRILRGQAGSFHAEIGKASYQILYQTLDSRNIVKDMKVMTFVPTTELTPELDRLRSAAILLFAIAFLLSALLISAMSVGLTRRLSELAVKMKRLNKDNFDSYVGVKGNDEVAQLGEMFNLMVRRLRELISEVYQSEIDRQENALRTKEVELYALQTQINPHFLFNTLNMIRGKLLIAGDRENAKVIGLLAKSFRMMLKKGGQTIRLAEELEFIDSYLQIQRYRFGDKFNYTIDVNGDDLDVSVPKLCIQPLVENAVTHGVELSPDPSEIRITGRRENGKLLLTVQDNGGGIELERLSEIRRRLDEGGLTGDAHIGLPNVQRRLRNLYGDEFGLRLSSEAGAWTEVTMTIPTEQREVEGDVRRINRG